Part of the Zingiber officinale cultivar Zhangliang chromosome 8A, Zo_v1.1, whole genome shotgun sequence genome, tttggatttaatttaggaaatCTCGAAAGCTTTCACTCTCATTCATTTGACAGCAGTTAATAAATAGGATCATGAATCCCTCGTGGGCAAGCTCAACAGGTAAGGCCTCTGACTCTGATCAGGCTGGGTTACCCATCTCTGATTAAAGCATTTTGGGGCCACAGGAGATTCATCCAGCTAACAATTCCCTGCAATGGTAGCTAGTTGTAGTGGCCACTGATCTAACTCAGTGATCGATCTGCAAGCTGACAGAATCTGGCGGCCTTGGATGATATAGTCAACGTCGACACGGGAGTGccatgatttgattttttttttattattttattgttttaaaaACAGTTCTTAAATTTTGTACTGTCCATAAATTTTCTCTATCGTCCATCCACCGCTGTGGCCTGGCGTTGCTCCCTCTCCATGTATTCTCCATGGCCGAAAAGCCTCTATATATAGCTTATCGTCTCTCCCTGCAGTCGCCATCCTCAACTGATACGCTCGGCCtcggggagaagaagaagaaagacgaaTTAGAGAGAAGGCGACAATGGGGAAGAGCAGCGGGAAGAGGCAGTACAACGGGGTGCGGCGGCGGAGCTGGGGCTCGTGGGTCTCCGAGATCAGGGCGCCGCTCCACAAGACCCGTATCTGGCTCGGCTCCTACTCCACCCCGGACGCCGCCGCCCGCGCCTACGACGCTGCTCTCCTTTGCCTCAAGGGCTCCTCCGCCGCCACCTTCAACTTCCCCGCCGCCCTCCCTCGCGGCCGCCTCATCGCCCCCTCCTCCTTATCCCCCAAGTCCATCCAAAAACTCGCCGCTGCCGCTGCCGCCGCCACCATGGCCACCATGGCCACCAACACTCCtcctcttactactactactacaacTACATCATTTCCTTCCGACTCCGACGAGATTCAGTACCGGTCCGTTGACGTGCTGGCGACCTACAGCTCCACGACGTCAACGACGAGTGAGAAGAAGGAAGTGGTAGTGGATGAATCTTGGGTGGATCTCGGAGCGATAGTGCAGTCGCCGAAGAACGTGGACGACGATCGATTTGTAGTATCTTCTAGTTACTGGCCGGAGGAGTGGGAGGAGGAGATGGCTGCCGGCGACATGAACCTGTGGAGCTTCTGCTAGAGACGACGATCTCAAGATGTTTCTCTCTGTGTTGATTTATTCGTTCTACTTGTTCGTGGAGATCATAAATTTGAATATAATATATCGATCGATTCTACTAGAACTTAATTAATTTGTTCGAATAAAGCCACAATTATTCAGTGGCAACTTATTGTTAGAGAAGATAGATTCATCATGTTTCTGAATAAAGGATAAAGTATTATAAAATCACATTTGCAatagttaatttatttaaatGCTAGGTATGTAATTTGGATTATAGTTATTGCCTGGGGAGACTGGATTATAGTTATTGGCTGGGGAGACGAAATACTAGACACGTGGCTCTAAtatgactctgatgttgattgtACAAGGACTCTGAGCCGGTAATCGAAAACGTTGTGTTGTGTGATTGTACGTATCAAAAACAGAGAATAGAAAGAAAAGAATGTCAATAACCGGGTTAGGAAGGAGTATCCAGTGCAAATACTCTAACATTCAAGTCAAATAAATGTCCAAGAAAAAATGCAAcgaacaacaataataaaaagtgGAATTTGGGTGCCTTGGGTTATGTGAGATAGCTTAATGTagtgtgatacggtgcatgatagaGTGGTCGGATAACTGACATGGTCGGAAGTCAAGCGCAcatgaaggtcagaagtcaaactcatggggcggtcagaagtcaagcttacgtgacggtcagaagtcaaacccacgtggaggtcagaagtcaagtctGCGTGGCAGTCAAGGGTCCAACCTATGTGACGATCAAAGGTCAAGATTACAGAGCGGTCAGGAGTTGGGCCTATATGGCATATGGCGAGTAGGAACTCGGAAGGTGGGGCGTACAGTTCAGGGTAAGTGGACTAAGGTTTACAGGTCGGAATTTACAGGACGAGACATGCAAAACAGGATACACGGACTGAGACGTACATGTCAAGATATGCAGACTAAGACTTACGGGTCAGGACTTACGGGATAAGACTTGCAAAACAGGATACACGGACCAAGACATACAAGTCAGAATATGCGAACTAAGGTTTACGGGTCAGGACTTACGGGATAAGACTTGCAGAACAGGATACGCGGACCAAGacatacaggtcaggatatgcggactaaggcttacaggtcggGATTTACAGAAAGAGACATGCAGAGCCAGGCATACGGACTAGGATGTACAGTTCAGGGTAAGCAGACTAAGgtttacaggtcaggatttacaggaCGAGACATACAGAACAGGATATGTGGGCTAGGACGTACGATTCAGGACGTACAGGATAAAATACGAAGCAGAGCCGTGCATACAGGACGAGACTTAAGGAACGACAAGCGAAGGCCTCAATTGGCATGGCGGTAAGCGCAGGTCTGGATTTACCAGGATTTACCAAATGGCAAATGTAGGGTTGGACGTACAGATCTAGATTTATGGGGCGACAAACACAAGCCCGGGAATGCGCCAGGAAATGCAGGTCTATGCCCATATGTCAAGATTTGCAGGTACGAGGATCCAGTCCAGGGTTAACAGACCGGGGCAGGCACACACTATACGACAATCAAGCCGGGAaatcgtaacaacctgtcagagaataatcaccgtatgtcagagaatatgctaacggtctaggTCTCATTGCCTACCGATCCCTACTCAGACCTATAGGAAGATGtcatgtgtcattcaccgccagacaaatcctgacactcgacattccctgacactcgtcatactccagaagtacccactgccatataaaaagggaggattTTCCCTTACAAAGGTACGCTCACTCATCTTTTCATATTCgtcctttacttttcgtcctttcactgtgcttttggagaaaaagtacttgacttgagcgtcggagggtctgatccaaggactttttccctggttcttggtctctaacgtgagggcgACTTGTCTGTGTGTGTGCAGAACCCTTGCCTCATCGTCCCAGTCATCACCCCCCGTCATCCACCCGTGGGAACCTTTCTAGTAGGTATTAGATCAACCAGACGTctccacgactttccgtcaacctcgAGGACAGCATAACCAGCCTCCGTCTGActtagcttccggacgggatcatagCGTTAGCTACCTACACCCTGCAGATGAAGATTCCCTTTTATAGTGTTAATTTTACTCTGAACGACTCTCCAAGCATGGCCAAAAAAGGACCGACCTTCTAGTATTCTAACATTCTTTCCAAAAATAGACATACCATCTCTATGTTTTGTAGAGTATAAGTTTCTCTCATAAAGGTTGTATAGGGAATATTCTTTTATTCCTTTGACAACTGTCCCACAAAATGCCAAAGGGAATATTAAGCCGTTGAATTTGTGAGTCACCTATATGCTTGATGGATAGATTGGTTGGCAGGCCGACCAAGTTCCCTTTGTAGTCTGATCGACTCTTGTTTGTAGATGTGATCGGGTCGGATAAAggatggatatcactcttaagaACTTGACCTACACTCAGCCTTCACACTAGTATAAAAAGCTTGGTTCAGTCGGGTCGCGCATCTAGTTTGTCCGATCAGACTTTCAGTCTAATCAACTAGAGCACTCGGTGAGAACACTTGACTTATCTCTGAATGACACTGATATGACTCAAGGTTTTGTTGACTCTGAGGAACTCATGATTCGATCAGACCAACAGTCTGATTGGCCAAACCAATCGGCCGAGACATATGATCGTGCTAACCCTGAGTGTTTAACCCCTTCTAAGTCTCATAGATCCGGCCAGCTCTAGGTCCGCCCGAGTTTATGTTGGGCTGACCGGCTATAAGGCCACTGGGGTTTATACTCAGAGTCTTgctcatgagaagtggggagttgtGTCCCGTTGAAAATGGTTCGTTCGGATACATGTATACTGATTTTAACTGTCaccccatcttgactttgactatcgTGTCAACCAGCTTCCTTGACTTCAACCCTACCAGGAGTCCCACCTTATTTACTGTATTAGTTATATAtattcttcttttattttttttatatattttaagaaTGGAAGAAATAAACGGCCAACTGTTTCTATTTTGTACTTTCCTAAGCCTCGGCCTATAGGGCAACGAAAGAGCACTAAATTGTCACCTAAATATTCGTGGTCTGATTCCCAACtacaatatatttataaatatttttcttcTAAATGGAGTCACAACCATAAGATGTTCTTCTGGTCCGTCCGCCACGAGCGTTTTCCGATTTATCCTAACGGCCGATGAAAAACTTCTATGAGATCAGACTAATTTCTCTGAatcgatatatatatatctagAGAGATGATATTCTGCACATCTTTATCTTGCATACTCCTAGGCAATCCTCATAGGTCCAAGCGTCCCTATTCACTTTTGAGAATTAGAACATCCGAGCGAACATTTAGGCGTCCAGATTTATAAGGATCGTCCAAGAATATGcaaaatacatatatatatatatatatatatatatgcaccgTAAACCAGGGCAAGATTTATTTCCACGATCTAATATTAATGCGTATCCAATGAACAAAAAGTATCAAGCAAGCCATAATATAAACCATTGAGAGGACACAATTAATTTATAACAATTGAAGCATGCAAAATAACGAAAGATAACACGTCTAAAACAGAGGCAGCCACCTTTTTATACATCTGCCAGCTCAAGTGCAAAGCCAAGTTAAGGAATTGACGACGATCAGATAATGTTGGATCTTGTTCAAAGAAGATAATCACAACGACAATAGCAAACACACAACAGAGGCGAGACATAAAGAGGAGGTTAGCCTGGGCTATTATAAGGGGACACTAGATAGTTTAAATATTTGAAGTCTATTATAAAGTTTTTAACTAGTCccgtatatttttttttttctatagtcGAGGCTAACTCCTTCTTATAAAGATATACTATCTAATCCAAATATTCAAAATtcattataaattttctaactaGTTCAGTATATCCTCTTCTCTATGTCTAAGACTTGAAATTTAATCCAAATTTTAAaaggttaaatattttttaactaatCAGATGTTGAATCCATAATAGatgatttattatatttttatgtcTTATATggttattcttttaatttatttttgttttttaaattatttattaatagtttgttgaaatattattattattatgatagGACTTGTTATATAATATCATACATTAAGTTttgtataaataaaaaaaatttatatcaaaaaatgatgatttattttaaatttaatctacCCGGATAAAATGTTGGTTTTACCGCTCCACAGCAACACCGTGAAGAATGAAGACCACAATGATTAAATTTTCCATGTTCAACTATTTTAGTGTGATTGAATATATATTAATCTAGTCAGTGTAAAAATGTTGACAATTCTCTACCTTGAAGACAAAcaatgcactacaagaaaatccaaaATTTGGAACGGATTTAAcaacagatttttttttctaactaaaTTAGCGACTAAAATAATCTTCGGCCATTAATTAGTGACCAAATAATTTTCGGCCGCTAATTAACAATTAATTTTTTCCACCATTATTTAGCCATGGGAAAATAAATCATCTTTAACACTATAAGGAAATTAGCATTTAGTGACCGAATTAGTGATGAATATTAATTTTCATTACTAATTAATGACGGAATATTAATCTTCATCACTAAATCTCTATAAAATTAGGGTTCCCCGAATTTTTTCTTCTCTCACACTCTCCCCCTTCCTTTTGATCGATCTCCAACGTTGTCCTCTATAACACTCTCTCCTCTTCCTTTTGATCGATCTCCAGCGTTCTTCTCTATAGCACGTGCGTGATCTCATCTCCAGTACCTAGGTAATCCAGCTCTCCCCTTTAATTTGTTTCCCATCCCATCTTCGATTGCGACCTCATGCTAGCGACTGCAACCGGCCTCGTGTTGTGCTCACGATGTCAGCCCTAGCCGTGAACTTGGCCAGTCGTAGCCAAGTTGCTCACAGCCCCTTGGTCGTAGCCAAGCTGCTTACGGCCCCTGGCCACTGCCAAGCTACTCGCGGTTGAGAGCTTGGCTGGTCGTGGCCAAGTTGCTCGTAGCTCCTTGGTTGCGAGCTTAGCTGACCGCGGTTAAGCTACTCGCGACTCCCTAGCTGCGAGCTTGGTCGACCGTGAGCTTAATCACAACCTCAACTAGGCCTAGGGGTGTAATTGAACCAAGATGAGTAGAACAATAAGAGGCTTGAGCTTGATTCATTTTACCTAAACATGAGCTCAACTCAAGTTTAATTCGATCTTTAATTCTTAAGCTCGAGTTCGGCCTGTAATGAAATTAAATAGTTTACGAACGGCTCGAGCTCGATTCGAAAAATACTCGTTTAAAAGTTAAATGAGCTTAGTTTGAACTCGACTcattaatatataatatttataatttaggTAATATATAAAAGAGACCCTTAACAAATATGTTTGTGGGTCTCTTAAAGAATGCGTTAGTGAGTCTCTTAACGAACACATTCGCGAGCTTTTAAATGAACATGTTCGTAAGCTTCAAAATGAACATGTTTGCGAGCTCATGAACCAAATATTGTTAATCTTGAGCTCGACTCGATAATATTTTTGAACTCAAAATCAAGCTCGATCTTGGCTCATTAACTTAATCGAATGAACTTTTTTCGAACTAAGATCCGAATAGCTTATGAGCAGCTTGGCTCGTTTACACCCCTAACTAGGTCTGCCCGTGAGCTTGGTTGTCCATGAGTTCGGTCGGTCATCAATGTTACGAATCCGCAAGTGTACAAAAATGTcgttagtaatataaaagattatcgaaacTACAGAggatgttgattaagcactagagatattGTAAAGTAAGTTATCTGGATAGTCAAAAGTTAGATTTGGCGCTTGCGAACTAAcgagagagattgaagagagggagagaaggttgagagagagagagagagagagagagtgaattgatcttgagaggggttgagctTAAGAGGATGTGAGAAATAGTTGGGGAAGCCATTTTAGGATTTCAAtttcattatgatgctagttaatgtctctATATATTGTTCATCTCCTTCCCTCTCCTTCCCTCCATCCTTATGCACATGTAGGCTAACTCAATATCGACACTACCCCGTGACGGTTGTATCAGAATACTATCTCTATTAGGATCCAATGCTACTGAGTAAAGTGGTTAACTAGGAAGTCCGGTGAAAGAGATATCCTTGTCCctagaccccccccccccccccccctaggcaTACGTTCACTAGGGTATGCAAGTCACTTACTAACATATGACTAGAAATGATCCATTAAGCCTAATTTAATATTTCCTTGTGGAGAATTATCCTCTCTTTCAAAGCGATACTCTAGATGTCCGATTAAAGGGATATCCTTGTTACTAGAGCCCCCGATCATATAATCTAAAGTATCCCCTATACGGAGTGAACAATCAATATACATCTACATATTTATACCATtcacacattttatcaaacatatagAAGGCATCGCACATTTAGAACAtgacataaacacttcattgaacaAGGAAATGATATATACATAGTTtatacatcaatcaaaatatcacaaTTACTCCTTACATCCTAGAAAAGtatatctactccattgcaagggAAGAACAAACTCAAAACATAAAATTAAGTATACTTACAACCCTATATGTGagaagaagggaaagaagagATAGTTATCGATGTTTCCGATGTCTTTGAgatgcttccttgctccggagatgaaCGGATTGTCAAGGAATGGAAGTAGATGGAAGCCCTAGGGTTTCCTgttaaggggagaaccctttcccaaggataGGGACGAAGTCTCAAATCCCAAATGAGTCAAACAATAGGTTTCTTGACCcatttatacctcctccaaactgtcTAGATCTATCAGGTTTATAGGGCTTTGTAAAAAtgagtttttcacccattaaacatAGTTTTCTCGTATTCCACCTTGAACCAAAGTTATAgcccttgaaattatctacatttttatataaataatagCCCATAACTCCAATTGAGCCGAAAGTTATCGTGGTTCAAAGTTTGATCAACAGTTTGGATGGAGGTTGTGACACGACCTAATtgggaggcacgaccatgccttttACCATGGCTATACCATGTTATTCTCTGTTGAAtcctgaagaaaagttgtagatattaaagttagctacattttggtataaagaacatcccATAACTCTAATCGAGCACCAAGTTAAAGTCATTTAAAGAGAAgtatgtgttggtgcaggaagcatccgacgatcgaacctaagttttgataatggtaaagggttcaaagttaagtcgtgttgttatctaacatgttgaatgagtatttcaggaaagtcctagctgcagttaggcaaagggaaaaccctagggggtggtaaccctaggtcatagggggcggtaaccctatgcggaaagcatatgcaagcatttaactttcttaaacataaacaagcatttaactttcttaaacttgatttttcttaacttatcttgaaacttggaaattctttaaacttgaaaactttgctaaagcatatacttgaaaataaatagcttcacttggaatccctaaggcataagtaccatctcatgcgctttccctaataggttggggtagcgagtcaccaatcctaaaagtgcagacctcggaattggacacctagatttatttacgacaaccttggaagtcaggtactggcctttcaaagtaaaatatcttaattacttcttctttaaatgtcttggcattttaacaaataccttgtgtgccaaaatccctaaagtcttgactttgggatttacttaaggccttggcctttttctttctttttctttatctttcttatacttttcttaaactcaaaatactgatagagtattttttccatatgcatctataagtgaaactaactaggtaacacacaatcatgcatagaacacaaaagaaatctgcacatacaatatttctacgaCGAGAAATCAACGGAAAACACCTCTAACTGCAGGTGAGCAGTACTTACCGTATTATCTTGAACTTACTAACGCGAAAACTCTCTAGGATTCCAATGAAACTTGAGATCCTCGCGCTTTGCTtacgtccacgcgttcctctcgtcgAGACGAGTCAGAAAATATCCAAAAGCTCCCTCGAAACTTGTCctagccggccaccacaagaagcccTAGGCTTCTTTTGTTTTTCGCCCAACCCCAGGAGAAATTCGGCGCACAAAAGAAAGAGGAGGAATTAAGTCGAGAATCCCCTTACTTCACTTAAGTTTCTATTTATACCTAAGGGTATTTATTAACTTTTCTCTGCATAAAATTATTCTGCTCTCTTTTCTTTCACCATACCCTTGCTGGGGCACCTGGTTATCCTGACATTTTTAAGACTTTGCTTATTAAGAGGTTCCGGGGTTGAATCTCGGTTTGACAACTTTTTGCTGCaactttatttcttttggtaaaaataccaaacgacctccgaaaattctataaaaatactctaaaaatttctaaaaatctctagaatatttctaaagcatttttaaatatttataagcacttttaggactcaaaacaaggaaatttgggatgttacaattccccataccttataaaaagttcgtcctcggacttagaatagttctggatattttttTCCTCATGCTATCCTCACGTTCCCAAGtagcttcctcatgcttctgattttgccaaatgactttcacTAGTGACACTTCTTTATTTCTGAGTCTCTTAACTCctctgtccactatctatgtaggtctgctctcatagctaagatcctcctggatctgcactgactgaggctaaaTCACTTGGCTGGGGTCGTGGACGCACTTCTTTAgcgtggagacatgaaatacattgtgtattgctgacatgacTTGTGGTAAgttcagcttgtaagctactttcccaatcctctctgtaatcgagtagggtcctacgtagtgaggacttaacttgccctttttgccaaatctcatcactcccttcataggagcgaccttgagaaagaccgaATCCTCTATtcggaattcaagtggcctacggcgtgtgtcagcatagcttttctgcctactctgggcagtctcgattctctgtctgatcttctggatagcctgagtggtctcatatatcatctcagtctgaatgcccaactctacttccatttctttcctttcacctgcttcttgccagtgttggagtgtatactaaaagcctagcttttgtatatacatttataggaatcacattggtcaagtgtctacatttgtatataccaaatgtagatgttcaattaatttatattgtagataacatggtgtgtggtgtcacacacagaggatcatgttatcagtaccttataaattataaacagtagctcacgaccaagatggaaaggaacaaaccattggaaggtcgtagtgtaattagatattagtttatcttaactatataattacactagtacacttagagtgtattgagtaggaccattagaggtcgtttcttttatactgactttataaagaaacaaagacctcagttattatggaagtgtgtgctcttaatcctaatataataataagcacatatatttgatatttatttctttaatttatcaatgggtaagatttagttcgataaatcaataagcccgataagttgggaaatgatatcacttatagtgtgtgttgttgattatagaaggaaactgtgtcctagtgatctaggttgataatgtccccaagaggagctcataaagattgtcatgttaaaccctgcaggtggacttagtccgacatgacgataaggttgagtggtactactcttggactaagatattaattaaatgagttgtcagtaacttgcttaattagtggacatttgacatcttaaacacagggagactaacacactcataataagaaggagcccaaaatgtaatttgggattggtgcggtagttcaataatagttctttagtggaatgaattattattgatggaattaagttgtgtgttcggggcgaacacgggaagcttaatttcatcgggagaccaaaaccaattcctcctctcggtccctatcgtagcctcttgtatatagagatttatacccaccacatacccaccttcttacccaaccaataggggccggccaagctaagcttgaagctcaagattagggtcggccaagcctaaaggtcggccaatagcttggagcccaagcttaggtggccggccacatcatattaaaatggattttttattaaaattatttcttatgtggatatcatagttttaaaagagagtttaaaaattaaaattttccttttaaagctttctacaaaagattaagaaaagatttgaaatctttccttatttgtagattgaaaggagattttatttttaagaaaaactttcctttttaaccatgataataatttaaaagagaagtttaaaaattaaatattctcttttattagtttctacaaaagattaagaaaagatttgatatctttccttatttgtagattgaaaagagattttaatttttagagataactttctttttggaaattatccacatgtttaaaagaagaattttaatttatttcttttttattaaccaatcatgaagggataaaaataattggagaaatttttataaatttctggagataaattaggaagttttaattctcgtgtgaattaaatatttccttgtttaggggagaaagtggccggccattattattaaaagaagaaaattattttttaattaaaataatttttctttttatgacaaaagaattaaggaattttttattaaaatttccttatttgcc contains:
- the LOC122012903 gene encoding ethylene-responsive transcription factor ERF014-like — encoded protein: MGKSSGKRQYNGVRRRSWGSWVSEIRAPLHKTRIWLGSYSTPDAAARAYDAALLCLKGSSAATFNFPAALPRGRLIAPSSLSPKSIQKLAAAAAAATMATMATNTPPLTTTTTTTSFPSDSDEIQYRSVDVLATYSSTTSTTSEKKEVVVDESWVDLGAIVQSPKNVDDDRFVVSSSYWPEEWEEEMAAGDMNLWSFC